In Miscanthus floridulus cultivar M001 chromosome 19, ASM1932011v1, whole genome shotgun sequence, the DNA window caattacgatggaattctcaccgacctcctctccatcggcatacttcctgtttcatcggcagtagtttttaagccttccttcatcggcatcgacaataacatctccaaccttatcggcaacgcccgagtctaaatcaacctttccatcgatcaccaccattcatcgtcaaccatctttacaagctgattttcatcggccatcagcgtatacagtaactttcctcctgtcgATTAGCCCACTCTAATCATTTTgatacgtgcaaaaaacggtgtcaacaatacCTTCTTTCTGTGAAAGCGTAAGAACTAGTAACCTCCTATTAGGTCTCAGGATTCACAGGAAATGTGTTCATTGTTGCTGTAAATGCATGGTTTTCCTTGTTCTTCATCCTTGACTTTTGGTGCATTTCCTGCACCCTTCTATAGTAAACTGGCTTCTTGATCAAATATGTATAATGTAATGTACTTTCTAACCTCTCGGCTGCTTACAGCTATTGATAAGTCTAGCATATCAAGAGTGTGTATTTGTCTTCCTGACAAGCTCTGCACTGTTGGGTTTCAAATTCTGCACTGTTGGGTTTCAAATTATAGTTGTCAATTAAACTAGTTATACTAGTATTGTCATGGTTAGATATCAGAAGTAGCTATACATCAAGCCAGAGGCACTAGCCATGTCTTAAGCCTGCCTCTTATCACAATTCATTTTCTGCAATACTCAATTCATTGTAAATGAAGATTTCATTAAAAATATAGAAAGGTGATTGTACTGTTTTTTGGCTCGAAAGTGATATGTTATTGCTCCTCAGTAACATTGTGTCTTTGACCCATGTAGATACACTGTTTTTGCCATGCACATGGAACGCTTGTCAGAACTTGCAACAATGTATCCAAATGTGAAGATCCTCCATTTTGAAGTTGACTTAAGAAATGACCGTTTGGATTTCAAGGTCAGTTACCTGTCATACTAGCGATTTCAGGAATTTGCTCCTTCATGTCTGTTGTATTAACATTATACCAACTCCCGCTTCAGTTCCGCCTAAAGGATGGCGTCCGACGTGTACCGCACTATGGGCTTCTGCTGGCCAGAGTAGCTGGTATCCCTACTTCGGTGATCGACACCTCAACAAGTATCACTTCACAGATCACGGAGCAGGTAACCTGACACCTATATGATATGTAGGGATGTACCCAATTGCTGATCATTTGCAACCAGATATCGTCATCTTTCTATGGCTCCCAATCACAGTTCTATATTCACTAAGTGAACAAAATGATGATTGCTTGCTTGTAGCACTAGCCGCCCAACCATTATACCTTGATTGGGGAGAGCAGGGCTTTGTGCCCAAAACAAACAACTGAGCTTGCACTTGCTGATAGAAATCTGGCTCCTCTCTACTTCCTTCTCTACTATCGAGGAAGCAGACAGGGCAGGCCAGTCCTAACTGACACTGCTATAATTGGACAATAGTTGCTAGACGGATGGACAATAGCATTACTATCCTTAACTAACCACTAAGGAATTTACCAATGCTGCCTGTTTACTCCACTTGATTGGGGGTGGGGGGATCTCTGTCTCAATTTTGCATGTAAAATTTTCGTGTTTCCTCTTGCAGGAAATGACAAGGATGGATGCCAACTGCGAGGAGTACCGGTCGCTTCAGATGACGTACCAGGTTGTGCAGCGGCTTATCTGCCTGAAGTACTCAAACCAAGGCGACGACTACATCCGTGAAGCACTGCAGAATCTCAAGGAGAGCTATGCTGCGGGCCGGCTAACATAAGAGGTGGTTCTCATTGGTATGAGCTCTGGCCCTTTAAATGTTAAATAAGAGTTTTTCGATTCCAAGGTGTTCGTTCGCGTGACATGTTTTGTTGTTTTGCAGGTGTATGCTGGAGGATCCATCAGCCAATGTATATGTTCCTCTGTCAACGCGAAACTATCTTAGGTCATCAAACGCACATGGCACATCGGTTGTTATCTCACATGTGATGCAACGTCTTATCGTTTTTCATATAGATGAATGATTACAAAGCAAGACACAGCATGTGAATGTCTAGAGCAAAGCGATTATGATGAATTATGATCTCAGCTACATAGCTTTTACAAAAGAATTACTAGAAAAGATGAAACACCAAACGAAGATTACATTGGTCGATGCATACTGTAGGTTTAAACAAATGTTGGCATTGTTTTCTGCCAATACATTATTCGATATACAGTAGCACGAGCTGGGGAGGATTGAGGAGTGAGGAGGAGCAGCGGTGGAAGGCAAGAAAACGGGGGTGGTGCCGTGGTTGGGATTGCGCTCTAGCAAGTGTTATATAAAACATGTTGCCAGCGGCTAGGACCTTCCCCTCTCTGTTCTCATAATCAACACAAGAGATGAAAGTAGAGAACAAATAAACATGATAggggagactattctttatttctctaaatattggtgattacaacatagagctcccacGTATATATAGTTCTGCCAAGacctaagagtttggtaagagcccaCATATAAACGGCTCATTCTCCTTTCCTTCAAAGATAGAGtccgtatgttttacaacactcccCCTTGGACGATTACCATGATATGCACGTGCCTCGTTAAAAACTCCATCCGAAAACCCAGTGGGAAAACGGTTCTTGAAGAAAAGAATACATCGCATTCGTTAATTGCATTGTACATATTGTCTTATTAAAAACCTTGTGtgagaaaccttcaagtaaaaactcaaatagaaaaaaagagtatAATATTTAACCTTCTTGGACATGTATTCTTCAGGATATTTTATTCTTCATAAATAGAGATATTGATCTTCATGATCTACGCATAAACTTCAATGTTTTAGCAAATATAATCTACTTAATCTTTGTAATTCTAGTGGTTTTAATTAGTGGATTCAATCAAATTGCTCCCCCCTCATAAAGccatctgtaacaccctaaaatttgaattctttttaaaatagtaaatttgatttaaatatgcaattatatgtgcatttcaaatttaggaaataatatttcttttatgaaattaaaagaaaatacaagaatagaaacatgttgatgcattcatgctattgcatatttatttctgtgaccggtggttttgttcaaatgctaaaagattctaaaaaccttttgaaaatgagtttgaaaattttatttataaaaagaaaaaggaaatttccttccattccctcccttcctcagtttcggcccgcaggcctttcTTTCCGCCAGCCCAGCTCGGCATACCGCTGGCGCACCGTGCCGGCCCAGCTTCGCGCGGCCCAGCAACAGCCGCCTCGCCAGCCCAGCAACCCCGCCAGCCGCTCAGCCTAGCCCAGCCATCgctctcggcccagcagccgcgtgcctcggcgtcgccagcccagcagccgcagCCCCGCCATGCCTGCGCCCGCACCAGGCAACCGCCCGCAcccagccgctgacgcccgggccccacctgtcggcgccgtccCCTACCCCGCGCAGCTCGGCAACCGCCCGCGCCCGGCGTCtgagcaaccgccgcccacgctccgtgcatcgtgggagcgcccccctcgcgccccggccgctacaaataggagccgagcccccctcgcgcgccccctgctgcccccgctccaGTTTTTGCCTCGCTCTTGGCCGCAACCGCCGCACGGAGAAGCTCCGCCGGCCGCCGACCTCACCTCCGCGCGGGCAGCCGTCCCCGAGCCGTCTCCGCCTCCattcttccccgcggtgagaaccccttcctctcctctctctccccgtgcaACTTATTTCCCGTTTCGTAGGCCGTAGACCTTGTTTTGGGTGCGTCCGCGAGCTttcggccgccggccatggcgcccgcgccccggccttcccctccggccgtcttctcgACCTGAGCGCAACCCCCCTACTCcccccgagctctcgggtgccctcggtttcccgtttggcggaccctagccccctaaccgagctcgccggcgtgttccttgccgccggccatggctgagcctcgccggcgaccctgttccggccggccaaccCTCCCACGTCTAatcctagccgcccatcgcgTGATCAACGGCCagaaatagaagatacccctttgcGGGTGaatttgcataagagcccctggatttttctaagtcctaacccgcggcccaaaacgtatttccccgaatgcgcaatctcgattagaaagcgtaaactccacggcttaagtcaaaagtacgctttcagtatttacagaaatgcaatttgaactatttcgcttataaaattgtcgttttaactccgaattgatccattcaaatcgcgttagcttcgtaatttcataagctacatgttggagctactgttagtcaagtttggaactttttaatttcatgattagatttaattaaatatatggctttaggaaaacccgttttaataaTAACTAtcgcattttagctctatttttcgtgaacttcgcgttgacgtgatcgtagcgaaacgtagattggttttacaaacattttaccttgatttcaatactgttgatgtactgttctaatgataggaatgtttgctttgcatgaatgcttttggaatgttgtatgttgccgtgttggtcgcgttcagacggtgaggaaaacgttggagaccaagaactcttcgacgaccagcaggaccagcacgagtttgtgaaccaaggcaagtataacatgggccttccttgatgtcctatttcactttaagcaattactcatttgcatgtctaattttgatacccataaggacatcctagtgattgttatcctgttccttgtctcctatgggttaaatgcatatgggtagattgctagtgctctaactatacttgatatacatgttgatgaatgatactatggaacaaagtgagtaacatgatttataacaactgttccatagggcgaaagtgcaattgacctttgttcatgttgctcccggccctccataaggacttatctgtcggcaaaagctaggactgacagtgcaaccgggagagtcatatggctctgacttcctaactagttagaggttacctttttggcgcaaatggggcttgccactttgggtatagggctgcctctgttcctatgagtatagccgcgatggatgtgtgccataggaaagggggggttcctacatctgtctgccaaggaaacctagcggccctaacttgttagggaaacctatgaaatggcttcatagtgtaccctacccgctcaccttggtagtgacatgggagtaattaactcgggcatatggggatcacgactcgcggtgaatgtgcaccacctctgcagagggtaacaaactgttataacagccgtgctcacggttacgagcggcccggaaaactcacagaataaatggcTACTTATAATGTTGTTCATACATGATGACTATGATGATATTATGATGATGTTTCATGATTCAACCGGTTCTGATATATGATTATGTGGGTTGaaaagggagcttaagcataacttgataatccttgataataaaattttgacttactaaaagtgctaactgcagtaaaccagtgtcaacctttttgagcttcataaccccatgttagctcgctaagtacggaatgtacttacacttgtttattttctttacttggataaaaatcccggatgggtaacagatgacaacgggtatgaggatttcccggaggattattaggcttgtggtcaacctgttgaccttccctgtgatgacggccacgagagtttattatctttttattattccgctgtgatgtataagactaagttttattataactctgatgtatgagacaccgtgatgatactattgtaatttgtcagcttgtgtgtgtgattgattcctgggcacacacgagtcttgtgcattcaattttatccttaaaattgggtgccacaaattggtatcagagccgtgttgactgtaggacgcaagcctagttagaaaaaggtcgttttagcatctttgctcctctgtttttttgcttactgacttattcttgttattttattaaaacatttatgcttttcataccttaatctattatttaaaattgttgattctaatttctatctcactttaaatctatagatgtctcataatccgaagactgctcgactcagcacggCCGGCTATCGTGcaatgttcaccccgcgtgccccaccggcggagagggagattgtgaacatctccgacgacgaggagatggctacaccgacgcctacacctactcctacaccagtcgccgtgcccgtctaccctgtggtagctacacctgaggagtcgacggctacttcccctacacctgcaccctccccagctgcccccgtggaggacgaggagattggctggaagtgcaagtactacttcaagccagctccagagacaacctactaccacactctcctcacccgcgtgctggacgactacttccctgacttgcacgcctccatcagctaccactgcgccgagtacaagcacccactggaggctaccttttggaaggtagagctggtggtcaccgcatggaatgatatcatcaatggacatgaggtggagactgtccacagtgtccctgccaggagagcccatgctttggatggcatggaggatgcagcacagaatgcctacatccactaccatggtcgtcgtttcgaggccatgagggaggatcgcttcaggttccttcctcgaaatgatcatgagggtgtttggcaagttttggctccaccagagaatgacccaactctggaggcaacggtgcatcatgtccacgctatgcagggagtggatgatgaggtcaaaggagaactacgtgcatcttagagggcgcagagacgtcttcagaaacaagtggatgaacttcatgcacagctgggacagccttccatctacaagaagaagcgccgttccttcaccatgattgacaccgctccatagg includes these proteins:
- the LOC136526656 gene encoding uncharacterized protein — its product is MPAPAPGNRPHPAADARAPPVGAVPYPAQLGNRPRPASEQPPPTLRASWERPPRAPAATNRSRAPLARPLLPPLQFLPRSWPQPPHGEAPPAADLTSARAAVPEPSPPPFFPAVRTPSSPLSPRATYFPFRRP